The genomic stretch TCTTCAAAAATCATGGAAAAGATGCTGGAGCTTCTCTCAGCCATCCTCACAGTCAGATAATTGCATTGCCTATCATGCCTAAAAGAGTTCAAGAGGAACTCGATGGATCCAAGGAATACTTCGAATACAAAGAAAGATGTCCTTTCTGTGATATTATCGATGAAGAAAAGAGGGAAAGAGAAAGAATTGTCGAAGAAAACGATCAATTCATAGCGATAGAACCCTTTGCCTCCAGATTTCCGTTTGAAACCTGGATTCTTCCAAAGAGACATATGAACAGTTTTCATTTGATTTCTGAGGATGAGGTAAGTTCTCTTGCGAAAATATTAAAAAACGTGCTTTACAGGATCTATTCGGCTCTCGACAACCCACCCTACAACTTGATAATCCATACTTCACCTACCAATCTTGAGGGGAAAGATTATTATCATTGGCATATAGAGATATTCCCAAGGCTGACAAAGGTAGCGGGTTTCGAGTGGGGAACCGGTTTCTACATAAACACGGTACCACCGGAAGACGCCGCTAAATATCTGAGAGAAGTGGTTATAGAGTGAGTTTGAATCATATAAATCTTTTATGATAAAATGCAAGTTAGAGAACTCGTGAGTAAGGAGGAATGGTAGAATGGAAATTCTAAAAGTAAGTTCGAATTCGAATCCAAACAAAGTTGCCGGGGCTATTGCCGGATCTCTTTCCAAGAGTGAAAAGGTAGAGATTCAGGCAATCGGTGCGGGAGCTGTAAATCAAGCGGTAAAGGCTCTTGCTGTTGCCAGGAGATTTTTAGAAGAATCCGGAAAGGATCTCTTCGTTGTACCAGGATTCATCGAGATAAAGATCGGGGACGATGTGAGAACGGGAATTTCCTTCAAGGTCTTTCTGGAGAACAACAAAAGTGAGGGATGAAACCGGAAATTCAAGAAATTTTGAAGGCGATGAAGGAAGATCCGAGAATTAAAACCATCGTTCTTCAGATTCTAGATATGCCTGATGAAGAGAGGGAAAAATTTCGGAAAAAGATGACATACTACTTCATGGACAAGAGATCCGAAATTGACATTGAGGCTTTCAAGTTCTTCAAGGCGGTTTTGGAAAATGTTGAGGAGCTTTCAAAATTCTTCAAACGGCGATGAAAATGTACTTTTTTGTTCCTTTGATGATTATTTCGAACACCATTAAGTCTCTTGATGTTCCTTTTTCAGCTTCTACTAAGAGATTCCCATGTAAGAAGGTTGTTTTTCCAGATGGTACGTTTCTGTAATATCCCACGAAACTTACTCGGTCGAAACTTTTCTCCTTTAATTCCGAAAGGAGCACTTTCAGTGCTCCTTCCATTTTTTTCTTATCAACCTTCGTTTCTCTTCTTACCATTATTCTCTTCAAAGCTTTTATGTTATTGTTGGAAAAAACCTTTGGCTCTAGAAGAATAAAAGAACGGATATCTGTTGAAAATAGAAAGTTTTCCGAGTGGAAGTTCGTTTCCATCTCGATGGGGCTTGAGAGATGAGATTCAACGGCCAAAATCTCGATTTCTTCAGAATGGCAAGTGATCTTTTCGTTGTTCACTACCTCTTCGACGAGTATTTCTTCTTGCCTGAAAATCTCGCTTTTAACCTTTGGTTCGTTTTTTAGTGAACAGACTGTCACTACATGATCAAAATGTTCTTCTTTCACGTCAAGTGACGGCCTAGTGAATACGATTTCACTCACCTTTGGACCTTTTAACTCTAGAAAAAAACCCTCAAACCACTTTTTGATGAGTGCTACTATTCTCCTGAGCATACATAATCCAACGCCTTGTCCAATCTCTGAAATGGTTCCAAAACATCAAAGTTTTCTAAAAGATTCATGAGTTTTTCTAATTGTTCATCGGATAATTTTCCGACAATCCTTATTGCATTACCTCTGAAAGGGAGAAATGCTTCCTCCTCGGAAATACGAAGGGGCTTTTCAAGGCGTTCTTTCTTTTCGGAAATAAGAATCAGCCTAGGATCTACTTCCAATAGTTCGGGATCACGAATGAAAATGAAGTCTGGGTTTTTCTCCATTTTTTTCATCAAAGTTTTGGCTATGAGTTCCGATTTCAGATAAACTTCGAGTGATCCTCCATACAATATTTTCTGGAGTTCGTTGGGAATTATAGGATCGGTGTACTTGAACTCCATTGGAATTCCTCTTTCATCAACTACGAGGAGTCCTCCGATAAATTTTTGATTCACCCTCTTTGACTCCAGATATGCGATCATCACGTTCTCACGTCCAAAAATAATCCTTTGTTTTCTTCTTTTAATATGGTTTTCCTTTTTCTAGTATTTGCTCGATAGTTTTGAAATTCTCTCTTTCTTTCTCCTTCTGTTGAAGTTTTCATCTTAGTTCCTTCTGTGAGGTCGCTTTCTTTGACTGATTGTTGTTCTCTTGTAAAACGTTGTATCAAATGTTGTTCCGTTATCTGTTGCATCAAAGCTTGTTGATTCAAAATTTGAGAAACATTTTGAACGGACTCTACTCCCTTTACCACAAAGCCTTGAAAATCAATCGGTCTGATCATTACCCATCACTTCCTTCTTTATTTTCAGAAGAGCCGAACTCACTATCTGAGATACACGTGATTCAGAAACACCTATGACATGGGCTATCTCTTTCAAAGACAAATCTTTTTCAAATCGCAAGGAAAGAACGAGTTTTTCTCTGTCTGAAAGTTTTTCGATAGCCTTTTTGATTTCTTCTTTTAGAAGTTCTCTGTAAGCATTCTCTTCTGGACCTTCTGTTTTTAAAATAGGTTCGTCTTCAAACGCATCTATCATCAATAACTGTCTTCGCATCATCTCATTCTTAGCTCGAACGATCTCTTTTAATTCTAATCCTGTCCTTCTGGCTATCTCTTCATCAGTTGGGAAATCTTCGTTTTCGTAGATTGCCTTCTCTACCAATTTCACGCTTTTCCTCAAATTTCTTGGCATCCAATCTATTCTCCTTAAATAATCGTACATCGCCCCTTTTATTCTCTTCATAACAAACGTTGTGAAACTAGCTTTCGAAGGATCGTATCTCTCGAAAGCAGAAAGCGCTGCAACGATACCCTCTTGTACCAGATCATCTACTTCCACATTTGGAGGAAGAGTGTGGCTTAAGTCTTCAGCAATCCTTTTGATCGTTGGAAGCAAATTTCTTATCATTCTTTCTCTGTCCCATATCAAATTTCTTTTATTTCTAATCGTTCACCACCGCCCACCTTTCTCACGAGGAGTTTTCCGGTTGATATGTTGTATTCCACACTTCTTGCTCTGTTACCTCCTGTATCTTCTGCCAGCAATTTTATTCCAAAATTTTTCAAATGCTTTTTCACAGCTTCCACGTTTCTCTGTCCTATGTTCATGCTCTTGGAATCGAACATACTGGCTCCACCGGCTATTTTAGCTTCCAACCTGTTTCTTTTTGCACCCATTTTCTCAAGCTCTTCCACCAAGATTTTCACAGCGGTATCCGCGTATTTTCCAGGTTTATCCATTCTCCCACCGCTGTCAGGGAGCATGACATGAGCCATTCCTCCTACTCCTACTACAGGATCCCTCATGCACACAGCTACACAAGAACCTAACCCAAGAGTGACTATAACACCTGGGTTTCTCATAACAGCGTATTCTCCGATTCCTATTACTTTTTTCATTCCTGAACACCCATCCTTTCGAATATCTTTTTTAGATAACCCGGTTTCGGTACCAACATTAAATACGACGTCACTGGTTCCTCGTCTTCTACTGTGAGAGAAGTCTCCACAAATATTACTTGATCATCGGTGCTTTCTCCAATTTCTTCCAGAGAAACTTCTGCGAATATCGCTGATATCATATCTACAACAAGTTGTGGAGGTAAAGTATCTATTTTAAAACCCAGAAAATCAGCGAGTGCGGAAACATAAGTCCCACACATGATATTTCCAATTTCTTGAAGGGCCGATGAAGAGAACTCATCTAGTTCCATCAAATTTTCCGGTGGTTTACCTACGAGAATTCCCAGTATTTTTTTAACCACGTTTGCACCCATTATCAAAAGAACGTTCCCTTCTAATTCACCCGCTATGGGCATTTTCACACCCACAACTATCTCTTCTGGATCTTTTGCCACGAATATTACATCGCTCAGAGGAACGACTTCCACATTAGGAACGGAAATTTCAACTTTTTTGTTCACCATATAAGAAATAGCTGTCGCAGCATTTCCTGATCCTATGTTTCCAATTTCCTTCAGTAGATCTTTCTGTCTTTCAGATATGTTCATTCGGTCTCTCCCCTTTCTTTGTTCCTCATTTCTATCTCTTTCCTGAAGACGAACGTCACCAACTTTTTTTCAAGAGAAGGGGGAACATTTAAGAACTCCACACCATACATTCTTTCCCCCGTTTCAAGCATACCAGCATCTCTCACGATTCTGGCAGGATGATCTACCAGTTTCAAATCTGTATCTAGATCTATGGTAACGTATATGATTTGCCCTGGTGTTAAAATATCATTCACGACCATCAACATTCCTCCAGCACTGAAGTCTCTTGTAACAAAACGTTTAGGTGGTTCATCTTTGGAGGAGACTCTGTAAGTTCCCTCTAAAGATATTTTTATCCTCTTGTACCGTCTCCTTTGGACTTTTCTCAATTTGTTTGGAAACAACACTTTTGTAACTGGAAAACCATCTTCGTCCCTTCCACTCTCCAAAACAGAAGTTCTGAACATGTAAATTGCGGAACTGTCTATTATTTTCACAACACACCGTGTTCCACGTGGAAGAGGGACGAGTCTTCCCTTGAAACTTGGCATAGAGAGTATCAGAATACCCCTTTCAAAATCCACATCGTGAACGCTACTCTTGTATTCCCCCTCTAAATCCTCAGGGCTGGTAACTTCAACGGAAACGTTCTGCCCGGGTCTGATGACATCATTTGCTTTTACTAACTCCGTATAATATTGCATATCTCATCACCCTATTCCCAGCATTTGTCTTATCTTGTTCAAAAATCCTCCACTTTGAACAGGTTCTTTTAATATCTTCTCTCTGAGGCCAAATATCGCGAATGCAGGTTGTGAACGCCTGTGTGATTTAACAAAAGGTTCTTGCGAGTTAACACTTCTGTGTACTACACTGTCTTCTTTTATCACAAAAGAGTGTTTTATGGTAAACCCCACGAATCTTTCAACCACTCTTTTGAGTCTATCAGCTGCCACCCTTCCTTCTTTCATGTTCTTTGCCATGTTCATGACAAGAAACACTTCTTCGGGTGTTACTCCTTTTGTTGAAAGAAGCTTTATCAATGTGTAAGTGTTTACAATGGAAGTTGGCTCTGGCGTGGTAACCAGTATCAGGAAATCAGATTGCATGTAAAAACTGTCCAGATTCTCATTGTACCCGGGAGGAAAATCTATGATCAAGTAGTCGTACTTTCTCAAAAGTCTTGAAAAGCTTTCGAAAAAACGTCTTCGATCACTCATGTTGAAAAGTAAAAGATCTTCCATGTCTATTCCTGAGCTGAGCACGTCTATACCGTATTTGGTCTCAAAAACAATATCTTCAATCTTCATGTCCGATCTAAAGAAATCTTTCAGCGTTTTAGGAGCCATGAAACCGAGGAGAATTTCTACACTTCCAAATCCAACATCCGCGTCGAACAGTAGCACGTTCATACCCTTCTCTTTCAGAGCAAGAGCAAGATTGACTGCTATAACAGATTTCCCCACACCGCCTTTTCCACTCAAAACACTCACAATATTCGGTTCACTCTTCCTGAGATGTTCCGCCTGATCTGGCATGATTCAACACCTCACCAGCAATAACTCTTGCAAGCTCAACAGAATTAGCTTCAAAAATGTCGTCTGGAACTCTTTGCCCATTGGTTACAAAAGCTATCGGCAACTCGGCGATTTCAGAAACGTTCACAAACGTACCATAAATGGATGTTTCGTCCATTTTCGTGAGAATCAAATGAGTGGGTTTCACCTGGGAGAAACGTTCTATCATCTTTTTCATATCGTCAAGTTTGTAATTCATCGATAAGACCAAGAAAGTGATATCTGGTTTCACTGCCTCCCAAAGAGCTTTTATTTCACTCATTTGAAGTTCATTTTGATGACTCCTTCCAGCTGTATCCACGAGAAGAATGTCATAACCTTTCAGAGCCATCATCTCGTATTCGGCTTCTTTTGGTGTGTAGGCAATCTTCATTGGGATATCCATTATCTCCGCGTACGTTTTCAACTGTTCAGCAGCCGCTATTCTATAAGTATCAAGTGTTAAAATTGCTACGCTTTTCTTCTCTTCTATCTTGAGTTTTGCAGCGAGTTTCGCGAGAGTAGTTGTTTTCCCCACTCCAGTGGTTCCAACAAAGAGCACCTTCGCTTTTTCGAACGCAGGTACGTTTATTCTTATGAAGTTTGAAAGTTGTTCAGAGAGTATCCTAAACGTTTCATTTGAGTAAAGATCCAAATCTCCGTATTTCATTTTCAAAAATTCTATCAATTTGTATCGAATATCCGGCAATATTTCCTGTTTTTCCATACCATAGAGTATCTTGGAGAGACCTTCTGGGAGAGATTGTCTCTTTTCCTTTATAAGGATCTGCTTTATTTCATTTATTGTTCGCTTTATCTCATCGAATTCATCTTTAATATTATCGTTCGAAGATTGGCGATTCTTTATTAAAATTTCTTGGAGTCTGTATGTGGTTTTATCTTCTATCCTTTTCTCTTCCCTCTTATCGTCTACTGCAGCTGTCACTTCAAAATACGTTTTCCTTCCTATACCCAAGAATCCTCCTTTTTTTATCCTCCGAGAACTCAGAAT from Thermotoga sp. KOL6 encodes the following:
- a CDS encoding flagellar brake protein; translation: MQYYTELVKANDVIRPGQNVSVEVTSPEDLEGEYKSSVHDVDFERGILILSMPSFKGRLVPLPRGTRCVVKIIDSSAIYMFRTSVLESGRDEDGFPVTKVLFPNKLRKVQRRRYKRIKISLEGTYRVSSKDEPPKRFVTRDFSAGGMLMVVNDILTPGQIIYVTIDLDTDLKLVDHPARIVRDAGMLETGERMYGVEFLNVPPSLEKKLVTFVFRKEIEMRNKERGETE
- the cheC gene encoding CheY-P phosphatase CheC → MNISERQKDLLKEIGNIGSGNAATAISYMVNKKVEISVPNVEVVPLSDVIFVAKDPEEIVVGVKMPIAGELEGNVLLIMGANVVKKILGILVGKPPENLMELDEFSSSALQEIGNIMCGTYVSALADFLGFKIDTLPPQLVVDMISAIFAEVSLEEIGESTDDQVIFVETSLTVEDEEPVTSYLMLVPKPGYLKKIFERMGVQE
- a CDS encoding stage V sporulation protein S, whose protein sequence is MEILKVSSNSNPNKVAGAIAGSLSKSEKVEIQAIGAGAVNQAVKALAVARRFLEESGKDLFVVPGFIEIKIGDDVRTGISFKVFLENNKSEG
- a CDS encoding FliA/WhiG family RNA polymerase sigma factor; this translates as MIRNLLPTIKRIAEDLSHTLPPNVEVDDLVQEGIVAALSAFERYDPSKASFTTFVMKRIKGAMYDYLRRIDWMPRNLRKSVKLVEKAIYENEDFPTDEEIARRTGLELKEIVRAKNEMMRRQLLMIDAFEDEPILKTEGPEENAYRELLKEEIKKAIEKLSDREKLVLSLRFEKDLSLKEIAHVIGVSESRVSQIVSSALLKIKKEVMGNDQTD
- the cheD gene encoding chemoreceptor glutamine deamidase/glutamate methylesterase CheD, whose protein sequence is MKKVIGIGEYAVMRNPGVIVTLGLGSCVAVCMRDPVVGVGGMAHVMLPDSGGRMDKPGKYADTAVKILVEELEKMGAKRNRLEAKIAGGASMFDSKSMNIGQRNVEAVKKHLKNFGIKLLAEDTGGNRARSVEYNISTGKLLVRKVGGGERLEIKEI
- a CDS encoding MinD/ParA family protein, encoding MPDQAEHLRKSEPNIVSVLSGKGGVGKSVIAVNLALALKEKGMNVLLFDADVGFGSVEILLGFMAPKTLKDFFRSDMKIEDIVFETKYGIDVLSSGIDMEDLLLFNMSDRRRFFESFSRLLRKYDYLIIDFPPGYNENLDSFYMQSDFLILVTTPEPTSIVNTYTLIKLLSTKGVTPEEVFLVMNMAKNMKEGRVAADRLKRVVERFVGFTIKHSFVIKEDSVVHRSVNSQEPFVKSHRRSQPAFAIFGLREKILKEPVQSGGFLNKIRQMLGIG
- the flhF gene encoding flagellar biosynthesis protein FlhF; this encodes MKIKKYVAESIREAMMMIKRELGENAVILSSRRIKKGGFLGIGRKTYFEVTAAVDDKREEKRIEDKTTYRLQEILIKNRQSSNDNIKDEFDEIKRTINEIKQILIKEKRQSLPEGLSKILYGMEKQEILPDIRYKLIEFLKMKYGDLDLYSNETFRILSEQLSNFIRINVPAFEKAKVLFVGTTGVGKTTTLAKLAAKLKIEEKKSVAILTLDTYRIAAAEQLKTYAEIMDIPMKIAYTPKEAEYEMMALKGYDILLVDTAGRSHQNELQMSEIKALWEAVKPDITFLVLSMNYKLDDMKKMIERFSQVKPTHLILTKMDETSIYGTFVNVSEIAELPIAFVTNGQRVPDDIFEANSVELARVIAGEVLNHARSGGTSQEE
- the galT gene encoding galactose-1-phosphate uridylyltransferase, with the translated sequence MPEFRKDPIIKRWVIIATERAKRPHDFARVRVETPQEEGFCPFDYGNEHTTPPEIFAFRPADTEPNTPGWWVRVVPNKFPAVDPNTPLRKYGRGMYDAAMGFGYHDVVVETPDHNSHLAVMDYKNVEEVIWAYKIRYEQLMKDSRIKYILIFKNHGKDAGASLSHPHSQIIALPIMPKRVQEELDGSKEYFEYKERCPFCDIIDEEKRERERIVEENDQFIAIEPFASRFPFETWILPKRHMNSFHLISEDEVSSLAKILKNVLYRIYSALDNPPYNLIIHTSPTNLEGKDYYHWHIEIFPRLTKVAGFEWGTGFYINTVPPEDAAKYLREVVIE